The proteins below are encoded in one region of Candidatus Parvarchaeota archaeon:
- the lonB gene encoding ATP-dependent protease LonB, giving the protein MAQLMPSENLEDVLVYPNSNDENKPLIKVVRTYPNEAEIKASQFLLRLYKSPLSKALLQPQAPLQEDSFDASPKETVKPLEWGQGRRIVHMGKSQFALQGRGLNPTVLFLFLILTALVFLFATGGFKEENKWFVLAIVFGITVLFLLWRFTNSVGRRMGAFEFLEPKLIVDNTGKRTAPFIDATGARSGALLGDVRHDPLQSGGLGTPAHLRVESGAIHRANKGVLFIDEIASLKPQSQQELLTAIQERKYPITGQSEMSSGAIVKTEEVPCDFVLVAAGNVNDITKMHPALRSRIRGNGYEVYVEDSMPDNEQNQNKLVQFVAQEVKKDGKIPHFTFEAVMETIDHARRMAGRKNRLTMNLRELGGLVRAAGDLAREEGKELVDRETVLKAKPFASSLEHQISERSIEYRKDYNMFVTEGLIVGRVNGLAVLGDVSSGLVMPIVAEVTPASSKSEGKLIVTGKLGKIAKEAVENVSAIIKKDIGKDFSQYDIHVQFIQTYEGVEGDSASISIAVAVISAMEGIPVDQTYAMSGSLTVRGDVLPVGGITSKTEAAISSGLKNVIVPKPNHGDIYLPPKMREKISIHPVSSIVEVLRLCLKPCEQKDALLANMAGMIENGSSYRGARKLGKKPAGK; this is encoded by the coding sequence ATGGCGCAGCTTATGCCATCTGAAAACCTGGAGGATGTCCTTGTCTACCCAAATTCAAACGATGAGAACAAGCCTCTTATAAAAGTTGTGCGGACCTACCCAAACGAGGCCGAGATAAAGGCAAGCCAGTTCCTGCTCAGGCTTTACAAAAGCCCGCTTTCAAAGGCCCTGCTCCAGCCACAGGCCCCTTTGCAGGAAGATTCATTTGACGCCTCGCCAAAAGAGACAGTCAAGCCCCTTGAGTGGGGCCAGGGCAGACGCATTGTCCACATGGGCAAGTCTCAGTTTGCGCTTCAGGGCCGCGGCCTCAATCCGACAGTGCTCTTTCTTTTCCTGATACTAACCGCCCTTGTCTTCCTTTTTGCAACAGGCGGCTTTAAGGAGGAAAACAAGTGGTTCGTACTTGCAATCGTCTTTGGCATCACTGTCCTGTTCCTTCTTTGGAGATTCACCAATTCAGTTGGCAGGCGCATGGGGGCATTTGAGTTTCTTGAGCCAAAGCTGATAGTTGACAACACTGGAAAAAGGACAGCCCCGTTTATAGATGCAACAGGGGCGCGCTCGGGCGCACTGCTTGGCGATGTGCGCCATGACCCTCTGCAGTCAGGCGGACTTGGGACTCCGGCGCATCTAAGGGTTGAATCCGGGGCAATACACAGGGCAAACAAAGGCGTGCTTTTCATTGATGAAATTGCATCCCTCAAGCCGCAATCCCAGCAGGAGCTTCTCACGGCAATACAAGAGAGGAAATACCCAATCACCGGGCAGTCTGAAATGTCCTCCGGGGCAATTGTAAAGACCGAGGAGGTACCTTGCGATTTTGTGCTTGTTGCCGCAGGCAATGTTAATGACATAACCAAAATGCATCCTGCGCTTCGCTCAAGGATTAGGGGAAACGGCTACGAAGTTTATGTCGAAGATTCTATGCCGGACAACGAGCAAAACCAGAACAAGCTTGTGCAGTTTGTGGCCCAGGAAGTCAAAAAGGACGGAAAAATCCCGCATTTCACATTTGAGGCAGTCATGGAAACCATCGACCACGCAAGAAGGATGGCAGGAAGAAAAAACCGCCTAACCATGAATCTTAGGGAGCTAGGCGGCCTTGTTCGCGCCGCAGGTGACCTTGCACGGGAGGAGGGAAAGGAGCTTGTTGACAGGGAAACTGTCCTGAAGGCAAAGCCGTTTGCAAGCTCGCTTGAGCACCAGATTTCAGAGCGAAGCATCGAGTATCGGAAGGACTACAACATGTTTGTCACAGAAGGCCTGATTGTTGGCCGGGTAAACGGTCTTGCAGTCCTTGGGGATGTGAGTAGCGGGCTTGTCATGCCAATTGTCGCCGAAGTGACTCCCGCCTCCTCAAAGTCTGAAGGCAAGCTTATTGTGACTGGCAAGCTTGGGAAGATTGCAAAGGAGGCAGTTGAAAATGTCTCTGCAATCATCAAAAAGGACATAGGCAAAGACTTTTCACAGTACGATATCCATGTCCAGTTCATCCAAACATACGAAGGCGTGGAAGGCGATTCGGCATCCATCTCAATTGCAGTCGCAGTGATATCAGCCATGGAGGGAATTCCAGTTGACCAAACGTATGCCATGTCAGGCTCGCTTACTGTTAGGGGCGACGTGCTTCCTGTTGGCGGCATAACCTCAAAAACAGAGGCGGCAATTAGTTCTGGCTTGAAAAATGTCATTGTCCCAAAGCCAAATCATGGCGACATCTACCTGCCGCCAAAAATGAGGGAAAAAATCTCAATCCATCCTGTTTCAAGCATTGTTGAGGTGCTTAGGCTTTGCCTCAAGCCCTGCGAGCAAAAAGACGCTCTTTTGGCCAACATGGCAGGAATGATTGAAAATGGCAGCAGCTACAGGGGCGCAAGGAAACTTGGAAAAAAACCTGCAGGCAAATGA